A DNA window from Aspergillus nidulans FGSC A4 chromosome V contains the following coding sequences:
- a CDS encoding alpha/beta fold hydrolase (transcript_id=CADANIAT00003789), protein MWRPTLASNHRPTVSAALFDLLFNISAAIRVVPPTCNNIAATASRRHTPANRVDKVLTLQDRRTLGYAEYGNPKGFPLLYLHGFPSSRLEGSAFDDIAWRRNLRIIEPDRPGYGLSAFQPNRRILDYLEDTQSLADH, encoded by the exons ATGTGGCGCCCTACTCTAGCCTCGAATCATCGCCCAACAGTCAGCGCTGCTCTTTTTGATTTGCTTTTCAACATCTCAGCGGC GATACGAGTTGTTCCGCCGACCTGCAATAACATCGCTGCTACCGCAAGCCGGAGACATACGCCAGCAAACCGCGTTGACAAGGTCCTCACCCTCCAGGACCGTCGCACCCTCGGATACGCCGAGTATGGTAATCCGAAAGGGTTCCCACTGCTATATCTCCATGGCTTTCCATCGTCGCGCCTTGAGGGGTCTGCGTTCGACGACATCGCCTGGCGGCGGAATCTCCGCATTATTGAGCCGGATCGACCCGGGTACGGCCTATCTGCATTCCAGCCAAACCGCCGGATACTGGACTATCTCGAAGACACGCAGTCGCTTGCGGACCACTAA